In the genome of Candida dubliniensis CD36 chromosome 3, complete sequence, the window ttatcaatcaaattcaattttatttcatcTAAATTGTAGGTATATTCAACAACAGATAATAGACTATCTTGTTGAACTAATAACTTGTGTAAATATAAACCAAGTATATCAACATCATTGAGATCATCATTGAGATCATCATTGAGATCGTCATTGAGATCgtcattattatatatttcatctaataaactcgataataaaaatttcaaatcaattttatcataAAGCAAATCAATCATCTCAAAAGTTATACATTTCTGTCGAAGTCTAACATCACTAAAACTTTccataaaattgattataaattcacccaataattcttgatcctcataataattttggaaaattttttgtCCATATCGACCaatcaattcttgtaaTACAGCAATACCacattttttcaaaagtaaTTCTTGATCAAATATAagtaatttgattaaatcaacgaaaattattgataattgatCCATGgttattaattcattttgatatttttggtttttaaTTATAGCCCAAGTTATAAAACATGAAGAATCACGAATACAATTTCCTAAATCGGCCCTTTGACTATGAGTAGtttttatctttataaACATTGTCGTGTGTACaatatctaataatttccTAATATACTTGTTTGGCATGGTTTTATTCAAACATAAATATCCTAATGTTAATAAAATAGTATGATTTTTCGAAATACTCATATTATCGGTAATATctaaattggaaaatataaattctATCAATTGTTCTTCATAATTGATGGCATAATTggataatttattaacaatattACTCAATGCCTTTGCCATACAATAACGCAAATTATAATCGAAATTTCCTGtttctaataatatatcatttattaaattgttaATGATTGATTGTACTTGCAAAAAATCTTTGCGggaaatataatttaatgCCAATTTACTAAGAATTTTAACCAGATATAATacatttaaatttgaagGATTGACATGCTTTACttgtaataaatcattatttatacattgatttattttcaataattcattttcatcaataatattttgacttttcaataatttattaaccGTTAAATAATAACTCAATTTAGATTTTGCATCTAAAACAAcccaattattaatatccatgatttggaaaaattcCACAAGTAATTGAGTACAATCATTTCTAGTTAATAATTTCGATAATAAAATCAGTGAAactatttgatttttacttccattataatatttatgtaaattttcaatacctaatttataaattgttgttgataaatttatatcaaTAGAATTCAATGAGAATGGTAATAAACTCAAATTACAAATCCATAATAATCCATAAAATGTAGTAAACTCATTAGTTGATTTATCAgctattgaaattattttattgattaaatataaatcacTAGGgaaatataaaattatatttttcatttgtcGAATTTTAGCcaaattataaatgatTTCACCACATTGAGATCTAATTgacaattgatttaaaaataaatcacatAATCGATTAATATAATCTTTCAAATAAGAATCTAAAAGTTTGGGGTtggtttcaaattcatttataattaaattgattttcgTGGTGGTGATTTGAATAAGTCGTTGTCTATCTTCATAAGTGATCTCAACCGCTTTAACTAAACTTTCCAACTTTGAAAGTAAGGAATCGATATCATTATGAAGTTGTACACTTTTCTTAGTAAGTATTTGTTcgttttcaaaatcatccATTGAAATAACCAAAGGATGTAGCTTCGTCAGATTTGAAATCTCTAATCTCAAACAACACCAGAAACGGATTTGCCAGAAATCTAAACAAAACTAATCTTGTCGTGCcaccaacaaaaacaaaacattTACAGCCAAAGTCGTGCATATATATCAAATGTTTTGttgcctttttttttttttctttctctctctctgtctctctctctttgACAAGAGTTCAAATTTTCACCATgaaagaagagaaagatTTTACAACCTAACCATAAACACCATATTAATACTATCCCTACAGACCaccacacacacaaacacacacatatttatatatatatatatacccTTAACAATGTCGACTGTTCCAAAACAATTATATTATCGAATAACACAAATTAGATCATCCATAGGGATGCCACCAAAGACTCGTAATACATTAACGTCATTAGGtttaaaaagaagattTCAAGTCACTTATGTTAAAGTCGATCAAAGTTCAGCTCATCAATTAGCTCTAGTTAAAGAATTAGTTAAAGTTGAATTAAGTGAAGAGAAGAAGACTAGACAAGAGATAAatcaagaaagaaaatataaaccagggtttgaattgattaaagATGGAATGAAGAAAACTTATACCTAAAAAGAAGAGTGGGTATGcgtttgtttgtttgtttgtttgttggaAGGAATGGAATATACCAGAAGAATCGAAAGAGTGTTTTAAAGGTAAATTTTATCTTATGTTGAAAGTTGTGTCTTGTACATATGTTAGTAACTTAATAGAGGAAGATTTCCAATAAGAAAAAGCTTGACTAGTGATTGTAATGTATTAACTTAAGGAATTAACTAATGAATGGTATAATGTATTTGATTGATCATGAGTGTTTGATTCACAAAgtattcaaattttgtaGGAGTTGGTTGTAATTAAACTGATCTCAATTTCTACGACTTGAATTGATCCAACATAACGGCGAAACTAATACTATCTCTTATAATTAACCTGAAATGTTATGAGAAAGGTTTTTGACAAATATTTACCCGTCCGTTTGGGAAACCGTATCGGATATATCGGAGATCAACTTAAAACCCAGGTTTCTATATTCACAACTTGATCAAACATAATCATAGTTGAAATAGGGTTTGATATTACTTGGTTGAAAATCAGTATGCCTGAACATCAGTATGCCTGTTTTCAATGACTTTTATTAAAGGAAGTTGGATATGTTTTGAAGGAAAGAAAGTTTTTTACTTGGACTGTTAAATCTCTGCCAGTCGCAACCAGCCAACCAAACACCAGCAATCCATCAACACCTAgcaaaataaagaaatacaCCTCTCTAATTCCAACTCTGTTGATTATTCAATCCATCTTTCATTTATAAACTTATCAATGAGGAACAATCAAGGGAAGAGAGGGGGAGGGGGGAGgaatgataatattaattaagTATGgtaagttttttttttttttttttgcaatcgTCAATGATATGATTGGATGAAAATCATTCCAATTCCTGCATATTAATGGAAAACCACCCCATcctgaaaaaaataaaaaagaattaattcaaccaaacaacaaactaaCAATTGcaaattgaataaactaacaacaacaacaacaacaacaacaacaacaacaacaacaacaagaaagatATTTAACACGTTCAGAAGTGTAATCATAATTATtcataaaatttttttacttcttcttccttttttttttgttggaaaccaaattatataattattcatttttataaCATAACCAACTATAGCATACttttttccatttcatATTCCATCCATTCATTAATTtgcataaaaaaaaaatccacTCAAAGTTCTTCAATGtttcaatatataaaaGCCACTCAAAGAAATAGATTAACTAATTCATTATTCAGTTCTACATTTGCTATATGTGTACTTTTAGTAGGTGCAAATTCAGCAATTCCTTGTCCAGtggataataattatagTAATGATtctaatgaaaaattacaacaacaacataaaaaattcatacaacaaaaacaaaatatacCTCAAAAGAATAAACAGAATGAGATATagattgatttgaaaggtttaaatgatattaatgataaacaGGGGGGGCGGTTAAAGAAACGGATTAGGGATCgtagttgttgatattCAGCTGATCGGGGTTTGAAAATAGaagtggtggtgatgatggACTATGCATATATAATGCAATGGTAacattgttttctttaGGGTATGTAAATATCAAtccaaatattaaaaatattcccaatataaaattggtatcaaattgatcaattataaTTGTAGTTATAAAgcaactactactactactactaccaccacgTTTTtgtaagaaaagaaaagaaaagaaaagaaagtaaCAATAAGCTTTGCTTCTCGGTCTGGTCACGTGACTGGTCCACTTAAGGCAATTGGcataaacaatattatattatattatattatattccAACAacatttctttctttcttcctttcaaagaaaaaaaagattctTTCCAGTTGTCTATAATAGAATTGAGTTAAAAAGACTGTTTTGCTTATTTAGTGGATTGTTTATCCTGCAACTCTATTGAGGTAGTAGATGTAGTTTGTTTTACGTGAATTGATTGGTTAGTTTATAAACAAGACAATCAAAATGGTattacaattaaaaaaaaaaaaaattgatctAA includes:
- a CDS encoding mitochondrial ribosomal protein, large subunit (Similar to S. cerevisiae MRPL33), translating into MFCCLFFFFFLSLCLSLFDKSSNFHHERRERFYNLTINTILILSLQTTTHTNTHIFIYIYIPLTMSTVPKQLYYRITQIRSSIGMPPKTRNTLTSLGLKRRFQVTYVKVDQSSAHQLALVKELVKVELSEEKKTRQEINQERKYKPGFELIKDGMKKTYT
- a CDS encoding protein Cin1 (chromosome instability protein 1) homologue, putative (Similar to S. cerevisiae CIN1) → MDDFENEQILTKKSVQLHNDIDSLLSKLESLVKAVEITYEDRQRLIQITTTKINLIINEFETNPKLLDSYLKDYINRLCDLFLNQLSIRSQCGEIIYNLAKIRQMKNIILYFPSDLYLINKIISIADKSTNEFTTFYGLLWICNLSLLPFSLNSIDINLSTTIYKLGIENLHKYYNGSKNQIVSSILLSKLLTRNDCTQLLVEFFQIMDINNWVVLDAKSKLSYYLTVNKLLKSQNIIDENELLKINQCINNDLLQVKHVNPSNLNVLYSVKILSKLALNYISRKDFLQVQSIINNLINDILLETGNFDYNLRYCMAKALSNIVNKLSNYAINYEEQLIEFIFSNLDITDNMSISKNHTILLTLGYLCLNKTMPNKYIRKLLDIVHTTMFIKIKTTHSQRADLGNCIRDSSCFITWAIIKNQKYQNELITMDQLSIIFVDLIKLLIFDQELLLKKCGIAVLQELIGRYGQKIFQNYYEDQELLGEFIINFMESFSDVRLRQKCITFEMIDLLYDKIDLKFLLSSLLDEIYNNDDLNDDLNDDLNDDLNDVDILGLYLHKLLVQQDSLLSVVEYTYNLDEIKLNLIDKNRWKYLYNLPVVPIQELSKKFSNFEYYDNSQLLSGYLTFLLNKIELTNLDWENLFQIIKLNDGKFDNYIGRIIQLQNDVPKDSLLHLLIKNNVTLSTTIFNFHNWTIQDVEYIVNMIKNPNMDIEIRRNLIYNINDNYTTYPIIDQMYSLFDDYTLTVQGDIGGKLRLAMIELVQTHNLMNETIKLKLIRLSGEIIDKIRFSAFQLLVGEETINGNKYWQDWFDYYKSLNNDLEKIEFWKGSLHTIGSFKGDPKIINNALTYLLIYEPQREDFNIWLKLLDKSPDNKETSRELKLKLMILQTFLKLFQANYNFNNYIDFNELYEKCYKLYSNGGNINRISIILRLFYYIAKKSFNNPNLLMKIHQQFTRFLKAKYLCKLRFDEIFLQIILDKNGDLQRYEQIEWGDLSTNDIIFIREFL